A stretch of DNA from Desulfosarcina ovata subsp. ovata:
CCGACGTCGAGGAGATGCGCGGCCTGCTGGAAACGACCCTTGCGGCCAACCACCTGGCCCCGGCCAGTCTGCGGACCCTGGCCACGGTTGATCTGAAAGCCGATGAACCCGGTCTGGTGGCCCTGGCCGAGACCCTTAACGTCACCATCACCATTTTTACACGTGACCGACTCAAGACGGTGGCCCAGGTACCGAACCCGTCACCCATGGTCGAAAAACACATAGGAGTGAAGAGCGTATGCGAAGCGGCAGCCCTGCTGGCGACCCATTGGGGACGAATGCTCGTTCCCAAACAAAAAACGACGAACGTCACCGTGGCGGTGGCGGCCGACGGCTCTATATCGTCGGCATCGGTCCCGGCGGACCGGCCCACATGAGCCGGCGGGCCGCCGAGGTATTGGAAAGTGTCGAGGCCATCGCTGGCTACACGACCTATATCGATCTGATCCGGCCCCTCATCCAGGGCAAGCAGATTGTCAGCACGGCCATGAAAAAAGAGGTCGACCGCGTTTCGGCGGCCCTGGACCTGGCCCTTTCGGGAACCGCCTGCGCCGTGGTGTCCAGCGGCGACCCGGGGGTCTATGCCATGGCCGGGCTGGTTCTGGAAATGTGCCGCGAACGGTCCGTCGCCATTGGCGGCAGCGACCGACCGGAAAACGCCAACCGCCTCGCCATCGAAGTGGTGCCCGGCATCCCGGCCCTGTGTTCCGGGGCCTCGCTGCTGGGCGCGCCCCTGACCCACGACTTTGCCGCTATCTCGCTCAGCGATCTGTTAACCCCCTGGGAAACCATCCAAGCCCGGCTGGAGGCGGCCGCCCGTGCCGATTTCGTGATCGTCATCTACAATCCCAAAAGCCGCCGCCGGACCGACCACCTGACCCGCGCCCAGGAAATTTTCCTCAAGCACCGCGATGCATCCACACCGGTGGGAATCGTCACCGGCGCCATGCGCGACAATCAGCGGGTCACGCTGACCACCCTGGGCGAATTGCACCGGGCCGAGGTGGACATGCAGACCACGGTGTTTGTGGGCAATTCGAATACGTTCGACTACGACGGGTTCATGATCACGCCGCGGGGATATGCGAAGAAATACAATATAGGGGATTAGGTGGGTATCTTGAATCCGCTACTTTTGAACGACAGGTAAACCAGCAGCTATGAACAACGCAACCAAAACCAGCCACGCCCCCAAAGCTCCCTGCCTGGCCGTATTCGGCACCGGTTCCGATGTGGGCAAGAGTATCATTGCCGCGGCCCTGTGCCGTGTTTTCGCCGACCGGGGCCTGCGCGTGGCGCCGTACAAGGCCCAGAACATGTCCAACAACTCCGGGGTCACTCCCGAAGGGCTCGAGATGGGACGCGCCCAGATCGTCCAGGCCGAGGCTGCCGGCATCGCCCCCCATGTGGACATGAATCCCATTCTGCTCAAACCCACCAGCGATGTGGGCTCCCAGGTGGTGCTCATGGGTGAGGCCATCGGCAACCAGACGGCCATGGACTACCATCAGAAAAAAGCCGGGCTGGTCAGCGCCGCCAACGCCGCTCTGGACCGCCTGCGCCGGGCCTATGACCTGGTGGTGATGGAGGGTGCCGGCTCCTGCGCCGAGGTTAACCTCATGGACCACGATATCGTCAACTTTCCCATGGCCGCCTATGCCGATGCCCCGGTGATTATCGTGGGCGACATTCACCGCGGCGGTATTTTCGCCCAGTTGGTGGGGACCATCGCCTGCCTGCCGGAAGAATACCGCCAACGCGTGGCCGGATTCATCATCAACCGCTTCCGGGGTGACCTGCGCCTTTTCGAGGACGGGGTGCGCTGGATCGAGAAAAAAACCGGTCTTCCGGTCTTCGGCGTGCTGCCCTGGTACGACCATATCCGTATCGATCCCGAAGACTCGGTGGTCATCGAACGGCCCAAGGCGGTCCGGGCCGAACCCGACGGCAAACCGGCGGTGGCGGTGATCCGCATCCCGCACATCTCCAACTTTACCGATTTCGATCCTTTGAAAGCGGTAAATGGCCTGTCGGTTCACTTCGTGGAGAACCCCCAGGATCTTTCCGCTCTCAGCGCGGTGATCCTGCCCGGCTCAAAGAACACCCGTTATGATCTGGAGTGGCTTAAAAACGGCGGCTGGCACGCCCGCCTGACCGAGTATCAGGCCGGCGGCGGTCATATTACCGGCATCTGCGGCGGCTATCAGATGATGGGTCTGACCGTCCACGATCCCGGCGGGCTCGAGGGCGTCCCCGGGAGCACCGACGGACTGGGCCTGCTGCCCGTAGAGACCGTGCTCAAGGCGCCCAAAACCACCACCCTCAGCCGCTTCAGCTGGGACGACATTGCCGGCACCGGCTATGAAATCCACATGGGCCAAACCCACCTGACCGGCGGCGCCCCCCTGGTCAGGGTGCACGAGCGCAATGGCCACCCCACTGAGGACACTGACGGCTGCATGGCCCGGGACGGCCGAACCATGGGCACCTATATGCACGGCCTCTTCGATACGCCCGCCCTGATCAAACGCTGGCTGACCACGGTGGGGCTCGGCAGTATCGACGTGCCGGCCACCGGCGGCCTGGAGGCCAAGTTGGAGCAGTACGCCCTTTTGGCTGAGCATTTTGGCAAGTATGTGGATGTGGATAAAATAGCAGAGCTAATTTAGGGATGTAGGCTGTAGGTGGTTAGGCTGAAGCCAAAACAGAGGAAAAATATCAAACCCAATCGCATATGACGAACGAAAACAAAACACTGGTAATCGGCGGCTGCCGAAGCGGCAAGAGCGGTCACGCCCTGGAACTGGCCGAGGCGGCCGGTCCGCGGCGCATCTTTGTGGCCACCTGCGTGCCCCATGACGATGAGATGCGCGACCGGGTGGCCCGGCATCAGCGCGATCGTGATGACAGCTGGCAGACCCTTGAAATTCCCGTCGATCTGGTCGGTGCCATCCGCGATTACAGTGCCACGGCAGATGTGATGCTGATCGACTGCCTGACCCTGTGGCTGAGCAACCTGCTCCTGCAGAGCGAAGATGTGGCCGTGATCCGGGGCCAGATCGACAACCTGGCCGAAGCCATCACCCGGGCACCCCGCGCCGTGGTGCTGGTCTCCAATGAGGTCGGCGCCGGTATCGTTCCCGAAAACCGCCTGGCCCGGCTTTACCGGGATCTGGCCGGCTGGGCCAACCAGGCCATGGCCGCGGCCTGCGACCGGGTGGTCTGGACCGTTGCCGGCATCCCCGTCACCATCAAACCCGTTGCTGAAAAAAGCGTTCCATGAACCGACTGATCGCCTCCCTGCAGTTTATCAGCGCCCTGCCCCTGGGCAAACCACGCCCCTTTGATCCCAAGGGAATCATTGTCCATTTCCCCATCGCCGGACTGGTCATCGGCCTGATCGTGGCCCTGTTCGACCAGTTGGCCGCTATCGTGTGGCCCCCGACCGTGGCCGCGGTGCTGGATGTGGGCCTTCTGGCCCTGATGACCGGCGCCTTCCATCTGGACGGGCTGGCCGACATGGCCGACGGTCTCTACGGCCACGGGGACCGCGAGCGCAGCCTGGCCATCATGAAGGACAGCCGGGTGGGCGCCATGGGACTGGTGGCCGTGGCCCTGCTCCTGCTGACCAAGACCGTGGCCCTGGGCAACGTCCACCAGGACCGTTTTCTGGCATTGGTGATCATTCCCGCCTATGCCCGCGGAGCGATGATTTTCGGCATGCACTTTCTGCCCTATGCCCGCGGCGAGGAGGGCACCGGCAGCGCCTTCTTTGAAACGCCCCTGGCCCTGACCGATTTCCGGTATCTTCTGGTGCCGGTCATCCTGTCCCTTTTTCTGGGCTGGCGCGGGATCGTTCTGAACCTCTTTTTCGCTGCTGTCGTCGCCGGGCTGCTCGGCCTCTACCGTCGCAAACTGGGTGGCATCACCGGCGATCTTCTGGGGGCCATGACCGAAATCAGTGAAGCGGCCCTGCTTCTGGCGGTCTGCATGGGAGGTGGCCTGTGATCGGCGGCCACGGCGGAAATATCTATCAGCTGGCCCAGGACCACGGCTGCCGGCCGGCCGATATCGTCGATATGAGTGCCAACGTCAACCCCCTGGGCCCCATGCCGGCGCTGATGGATCACCTGGCGGCCAATCTTTCGGTGATCGCGGCCCTGCCCGAAGTGGATGCCGGCGGCATTGTCGCTGCGTTTGCCCGGCGCCACGCCATCGATCCGGCCCAGGTGATGGCCGGCAACGGCAGCACCCAGCTGATCTACCTGATTCCGCGCGCCCTGGCCGCCCGCCGGGCATTGATCGTGGGCCCCACCTATGCGGATTACCGCGACGCCTGTGCGATGAACCGGGTGCCCTGCGACCCCTTCATCTGCCGGGAAGCCGACGATTTCATGC
This window harbors:
- the cobU gene encoding bifunctional adenosylcobinamide kinase/adenosylcobinamide-phosphate guanylyltransferase, coding for MTNENKTLVIGGCRSGKSGHALELAEAAGPRRIFVATCVPHDDEMRDRVARHQRDRDDSWQTLEIPVDLVGAIRDYSATADVMLIDCLTLWLSNLLLQSEDVAVIRGQIDNLAEAITRAPRAVVLVSNEVGAGIVPENRLARLYRDLAGWANQAMAAACDRVVWTVAGIPVTIKPVAEKSVP
- the cobJ gene encoding precorrin-3B C(17)-methyltransferase, with translation MSRRAAEVLESVEAIAGYTTYIDLIRPLIQGKQIVSTAMKKEVDRVSAALDLALSGTACAVVSSGDPGVYAMAGLVLEMCRERSVAIGGSDRPENANRLAIEVVPGIPALCSGASLLGAPLTHDFAAISLSDLLTPWETIQARLEAAARADFVIVIYNPKSRRRTDHLTRAQEIFLKHRDASTPVGIVTGAMRDNQRVTLTTLGELHRAEVDMQTTVFVGNSNTFDYDGFMITPRGYAKKYNIGD
- the cobS gene encoding adenosylcobinamide-GDP ribazoletransferase; the protein is MNRLIASLQFISALPLGKPRPFDPKGIIVHFPIAGLVIGLIVALFDQLAAIVWPPTVAAVLDVGLLALMTGAFHLDGLADMADGLYGHGDRERSLAIMKDSRVGAMGLVAVALLLLTKTVALGNVHQDRFLALVIIPAYARGAMIFGMHFLPYARGEEGTGSAFFETPLALTDFRYLLVPVILSLFLGWRGIVLNLFFAAVVAGLLGLYRRKLGGITGDLLGAMTEISEAALLLAVCMGGGL
- a CDS encoding cobyric acid synthase, whose amino-acid sequence is MNNATKTSHAPKAPCLAVFGTGSDVGKSIIAAALCRVFADRGLRVAPYKAQNMSNNSGVTPEGLEMGRAQIVQAEAAGIAPHVDMNPILLKPTSDVGSQVVLMGEAIGNQTAMDYHQKKAGLVSAANAALDRLRRAYDLVVMEGAGSCAEVNLMDHDIVNFPMAAYADAPVIIVGDIHRGGIFAQLVGTIACLPEEYRQRVAGFIINRFRGDLRLFEDGVRWIEKKTGLPVFGVLPWYDHIRIDPEDSVVIERPKAVRAEPDGKPAVAVIRIPHISNFTDFDPLKAVNGLSVHFVENPQDLSALSAVILPGSKNTRYDLEWLKNGGWHARLTEYQAGGGHITGICGGYQMMGLTVHDPGGLEGVPGSTDGLGLLPVETVLKAPKTTTLSRFSWDDIAGTGYEIHMGQTHLTGGAPLVRVHERNGHPTEDTDGCMARDGRTMGTYMHGLFDTPALIKRWLTTVGLGSIDVPATGGLEAKLEQYALLAEHFGKYVDVDKIAELI